In a genomic window of bacterium:
- a CDS encoding glycosyltransferase family 4 protein, protein GVQRFGVKAVLDDFLRNKYRWEVELLRKIQKFVANRAKKIIVPSEYLKRVVTRWGIRPEKISVVYNTFQDNELFRFPRMARGGFAKPAQQLIDSRLIVSAGRLVPWKGFGALIEIMPEILKEIPEARLIIIGDGPEYKNLKLKIQNLKLEDRIIMVGNLTREKVLEYLVAADVFALNTAYEGFSHQILEAMALGVPVVTTDSGGNPELIEDGESGFLLKFNDKEALKEKIIELLSNNFLAQKLSKNAKKKAAEFSKERMIKGTIRAFCG, encoded by the coding sequence GGGCGTTCAGCGATTCGGAGTAAAAGCAGTCTTGGATGATTTTTTAAGAAACAAATACAGATGGGAAGTGGAGCTTTTAAGAAAAATCCAAAAATTTGTCGCAAATCGCGCTAAAAAAATTATTGTACCTAGCGAGTATTTGAAGAGGGTTGTGACAAGATGGGGAATTAGGCCAGAAAAAATTTCCGTGGTTTATAATACCTTTCAAGACAATGAGTTGTTTCGCTTTCCTCGCATGGCTCGGGGTGGCTTCGCCAAACCCGCTCAACAACTCATTGACTCTCGACTAATAGTCTCGGCAGGCAGGCTAGTGCCTTGGAAAGGATTCGGCGCGCTGATTGAAATTATGCCGGAGATTTTGAAAGAAATACCGGAGGCAAGGCTGATTATTATTGGGGATGGGCCGGAATATAAAAATTTAAAATTAAAAATTCAAAATTTAAAATTAGAGGATCGCATTATTATGGTTGGAAACCTGACGCGCGAAAAAGTTTTAGAGTATTTAGTCGCCGCTGACGTTTTTGCGCTAAACACGGCCTATGAAGGATTTTCACACCAAATTTTAGAAGCAATGGCGCTCGGCGTGCCAGTTGTAACAACCGACTCCGGAGGTAATCCAGAGCTTATTGAAGACGGCGAATCCGGTTTTTTGCTAAAGTTCAACGACAAAGAAGCGTTAAAAGAAAAAATAATTGAACTTTTATCTAATAATTTTTTAGCTCAAAAATTATCCAAAAACGCCAAGAAAAAAGCGGCAGAATTCTCAAAAGAGAGGATGATAAAAGGCACAATAAGGGCCTTCTGTGGATAA